One window from the genome of Solenopsis invicta isolate M01_SB unplaced genomic scaffold, UNIL_Sinv_3.0 scaffold_610, whole genome shotgun sequence encodes:
- the LOC120360005 gene encoding SCAN domain-containing protein 3-like: MLHVIYSESKKLIQPVLEHEKKIKYYVHNEQVFDIIHMAHLETGHGGKHKLENNIKTKYVNITREVIHIYLELCLICKKKKTHLKKGVVVKPLIFKEINHRAQVDLIDMQTSKDGEYKFILNYQEHLTKFVCLRPLKTKTAVEVAYNLVDIFCIIGCPSVLQSDNGREFCNSVIEELKSMWPDLKIVHGKPRHSESQGSVERANRDVQDILIAWMEENNLTKWSQGLRFCQWKKNTSWHSAIKQTLYEAMFGRKAHVGLRSSHLPLSVINDIVTEEELERIIDSTEIHDNGSSETTNNTPIIEEVRENIDFFENVNSASVVLICSICEKGDGDIYHCTECKVPVHNFCCELPTENSNVLCHNCTVKRDLISNKNKAIDGIQEQAKRMLRMSEKKFPSAEVGTSVTIPLPSVDRNKGDPKNIIGVILEVTEDGLYKIGTKSGILSSLYSRNQFGICNEMFLSSTDVPQCEMSLRSINADQSAFGSQGYIKSSCKIKCTTNRCINSVHLAQLSPQRFDNVDIAHLKPGKVSNEITVADIATAGWAVLTLPTSNRAMSANKAF, from the exons ATGCTACATGTAATATACA GTGAGTCTAAGAAACTTATTCAGCCTGTGTTGGAACATGAGAAGAAGATTAAGTATTACGTACATAACGAACAAGTTTTTGACATTATTCATATGGCACATCTGGAAACTGGACATGGTGGAAAACATAAGttggaaaacaatattaaaacaaagtacGTAAATATAACAAGAGAAGTGATTCATATCTATCTTGAGCTTTGTCtcatctgtaaaaaaaagaaaacccaTCTCAAAAAAGGTGTTGTAGTAAAGCctttgatatttaaagaaattaatcacCGAGCACAAGTAGACCTAATCGACATGCAAACGAGCAAGGAcggagaatataaatttattttaaattatcaagaacACTTAACTAAATTTGTGTGTCTTCGCCCGCTAAAGACCAAGACTGCTGTAGAGGTCGCTTATAATCTTGTAgacatattttgcattattggtTGTCCATCCGTCTTACAATCAGACAATGGAAGAGAGTTTTGTAATAGCGTTAtcgaagaattaaaaagtatgtGGCCTGATCTTAAAATAGTGCACGGTAAACCGAGACATTCTGAGAGTCAGGGTAGTGTTGAACGTGCAAACCGAGATGTACAAGACATACTTATTGCCTGGATGGAGGAAAACAATTTGACTAAATGGTCTCAAGGATTACGTTTCTGTCAATGGAAAAAGAATACCAGTTGGCATTCTGCAATCAAACAAACACTATATGAGGCAATGTTTGGTAGAAAGGCTCACGTTGGTCTTCGATCATCTCATTTACCATTGTCCGTAATAAATGATATAGTAACAGAAGAAGAATTAGAACGCATAATTGATTCAACTGAAATACATGACAACGGATCATCTGAGACTACCAATAATACACCTATTATTGAAGAAGTTCgcgaaaacattgatttttttgaaaatgtaaattctgCGTCGGTTGTTCTAATATGTTCTATTTGTGAGAAAGGAGATGGCGACATATATCACTGCACAGAATGCAAGGTGCCTGTTCATAATTTTTGCTGTGAGTTACCAACAGAGAACTCTAACGTTTTATGTCATAATTGCACAGTCAAACGCGATCTCATTTCTAACAAAAACAAAGCGATAGACGGTATTCAGGAACAAGCTAAAAGAATGTTGCGCATGAGCGAGAAAAAATTTCCATCTGCTGAAGTTGGTACATCTGTAACCATTCCACTACCAAGTGTTGATCGTAATAAAGGTGAtccgaaaaatattataggagTCATATTAGAAGTGACAGAAGATGGATTGTACAAAATCGGCACCAAGAGTGGCATTTTATCTTCTCTTTATTCTCGAAATCAGTTCGGTATTTGTAACGAAATGTTTCTATCTTCAACAGATGTACCACAGTGTGAAATGTCACTACGTAGTATCAATGCTGATCAATCAGCGTTTGGATCTCAGGGCTATATTAAATCTAGCTGCAAAATTAAATGCACAACAAACCGTT GTATTAATTCCGTTCATCTAGCGCAGCTTAGCCCACAGAGATTTGACAATGTCGACATTGCCCACTTGAAACCGGGCAAAGTCAGCAATGAAATAACAGTTGCTGACATTGCCACCGCTGGATGGGCAGTGTTGACTTTGCCCACATCAAATCGGGCAATGTCcgctaataaagcattttaa